GAAGCTCACCGAGTCGATCTTCCGCGATCTGTCCGCGTGGCAGGTCTCGCAGCTTTCGCGCCACCCCCAGCGGCCCTACACGCTGGACTACCTCGAGCGGGTGTTCAGCGATTTCGACGAGTTGCACGGCGATCGCCACTTCGCCGACGACGCGGCGATCGTTGGCGGCATCGCCCGGCTCGACGACCAGCCGGTGATGGTCATCGGCCACCAGAAGGGCCGCGACGTCAAGGAGAAGGTGCGCCGCAACTTCGGCATGCCGCGCCCCGAGGGTTATCGCAAGGCCTGTCGGCTGATGGAGATGGCCGAGCGCTTCAAGATGCCGGTGCTGACCTTCATCGACACCCCGGGCGCCTACCCAGGCATCGATGCCGAGGAGCGCGGCCAGTCCGAGGCGATCGCCTACAACCTGGCGGTGATGTCGCGGCTGAAGACGCCGATCGTCGCCACGGTGATCGGCGAAGGCGGTTCCGGCGGCGCGCTGGCGATCGGCGTGTGCGACGAACTCGCCATGCTGCAGTACTCGACCTATGCGGTGATCTCGCCGGAAGGCTGCGCCTCGATCCTCTGGAAGAGCGCCGAAAAAGCCTCGGAAGCGGCGCAGGCGATGGGCATCACCGCCGAACGCCTCAAGGAGCTGGGCTTCGTCGACACGCTGATCGACGAGCCGGTGGGCGGCGCTCACCGTCACCCGCGGGTCACCGCCGAGCGCGTCAAGGAATCGCTGACCGCGAGTCTCGATCGCCTGCAGGCGATGGATACCGACGAGCTGCTCGAGCGACGCTACAAGCGGTTGATGAGCTACGGCGCACCGGCTTAACAGCATTCGTGGGAGCGAACTTGTTCGCGAATGCCAGGTGCACCCGGTTCGAGGATAAATCCTCTTCCACCCGGGCTTCTGCGTTTCTGGAAAAGGGTGGAAGTGGACGCGAGCTTGTTCGCATTGCCCGATTCGAGCAGGCTGATAATCATTTTTGCCAGCCGATTATGCATGACGTCTAGCCATGCCCTTTCACTCTTGATCGGTGAGGCCCTGATGGCTGTGCCGCGAGGGCGCCCGCTGTGGATCGCGCTGTCCGGCGGGCTGGATTCCTCGCTGTTGCTGACTCTGGCCGCGCGCGCCGCCCACCGCGCGCCGCGGCCGCTCTACGCGCTGCACGTCAATCACGCCCTGCAACCGGCTGCCGCCGACTTCGAACGGCATTGCCGGGCGCTGTGTTCGCGCCTGGGCGTGCCGCTGTTCGTCGAACGGGTGACGGTCGAGCGTGCCGACAAGGGGCTCGAGGCGGCGGCCCGGGAGGCGCGTTACGCGGCCTTCGCGCGGCGGGTCGCCCCGGGCGAGACGCTGTGGCTGGCCCAGCACGGCGACGACCAGGCCGAGAGCGTGCTGCTCGCCGCGCTGCGCGGCAGCGGCATCCGCGGGCTGGCGGCGATGCCGGCGCGGCGAGACTGGCGGGGCCGCCAGCTGGTCCGCCCGCTGCTCGGCGTCACGCGGGCACGCCTGGCGGAGGAGGCTGCCGCGCTGGGCGTGCGCTGGTGCGACGACCCGAGCAATGCCGATAGCACTTTCGACCGTAACTTCCTGCGCCGGGAGGTGCTGCCGCTGCTCACCGAGCGTTGGCCGGCGGCGGCGGCATCGCTTGCCGGGGTCGCCGCGCGCGCTTTTGAAGCCGATGCGCTGCTCGACGAGCTGGCCACACTCGATCTGGCGCGTGCCGGTGGCGTGCCGGCGCGGCTCGCGCTGGATGTGCTGCGCCAGCTTTCCGCGCCCCGCCAACGGCTGCTGATTCGCTACGCCTGTCAGCGTCTCGACCTGCCGACTCCGCCCACTGCGCGCCTCGACACGCTGCTCGCCCAGCTCGAGGCACGCGACGATGCACAAGTGCATGTCGCCTGGCCGGGTGGCGAAGCGCGTTGCTGGCGCGGGCATTGCTATCTGCTGGCGCCGCCGGCGCCGCTGCCGAGCGATTGGCGAAGCGAATGGGACGGCCACACGCCGCTGATGACGCCGGTGGGGCGTGTCGAGATACGTCTGAAACCGGCGAGAGGCGCGGTGCAAGCGCTGGTTCTGACCCTGCGGCGGGGCGGCGAAGCGCTGCGCGTCGCCGGGCGCGGCCGGCGTGACGTCAAGCGCCTGCTGCAGGAGGCCGGGGTGCCGCCCTGGCAGCGGCCCCGCCAGTTGCTGGCCTGGCATGGCGAGACGCTGGTCGCGGTGCTGGGTATCGCCGTTGCCGAGGGCTGGGAGCAGTGCTAGTTGCCGCTCGATAGCGAAGCCACGGTGCGTCGCTCGTTCAGACCTCGACCGCCACCGGATCGACCGCCAGCCGGTAACCGGCGCTTTGTTGATACACGGCCTCCTGTTGCAGGTCGTTGAGCAGCAGCGCGTGTTCGGCGAGGTGCCGGGGCAGGGTCAGTTGCAACGCCTCGCCCCCGACGTTCAGGGTGAAGTCCATGATCGGCTGCTCGGGGCGCGAGTGATTGAGCGCCACCGCCAGGCGCAGCAGCCGCGCCAGGCGTGCATAGCGCGGCTGCAGGGCGCAGGGCAGCGCCTCGAGCTCCTTGACGGCGAACTTGCGCCGGTGGCAGCGCACCAGAAACGCCAGCAACTGCTGCTCGGGGCGCGAGAACCCTGGCAGATCGGCGTTTTCCAGCAAGTAGGCGCCGTGACGGTGAAACTGACTGTGCGATATGGCCAGGCCGATCTCGTGCAATTCGGCGGCCCAGGCCAGGAACTGGCCGGCTTCGTCGCTCAATTGCCAGTGCGTCTGCACCTGCGCCAAGGCGGCCATGGCGGTGGCGGCGACGTTGTCGGCCTGGCGGGTGTCGACGCCATAGCGGCGCTTCTGGGCGGCCAGCGTCTGCAGCCGCGGATCCTCGGCGGTGTCGCGTCCGATCAGGTCGTAGAGCACGCCTTCGCGCAGCGCGCCGTCGGAATAGCGCATGTGGGTAAGTTCGAAGGCTTCGAAGAT
The genomic region above belongs to Halomonas zincidurans B6 and contains:
- a CDS encoding acetyl-CoA carboxylase carboxyltransferase subunit alpha, yielding MNPNYLDFEQPIAELQAKIEELRLVGNDSKINISDEIGKLEEKSKKLTESIFRDLSAWQVSQLSRHPQRPYTLDYLERVFSDFDELHGDRHFADDAAIVGGIARLDDQPVMVIGHQKGRDVKEKVRRNFGMPRPEGYRKACRLMEMAERFKMPVLTFIDTPGAYPGIDAEERGQSEAIAYNLAVMSRLKTPIVATVIGEGGSGGALAIGVCDELAMLQYSTYAVISPEGCASILWKSAEKASEAAQAMGITAERLKELGFVDTLIDEPVGGAHRHPRVTAERVKESLTASLDRLQAMDTDELLERRYKRLMSYGAPA
- the tilS gene encoding tRNA lysidine(34) synthetase TilS codes for the protein MAVPRGRPLWIALSGGLDSSLLLTLAARAAHRAPRPLYALHVNHALQPAAADFERHCRALCSRLGVPLFVERVTVERADKGLEAAAREARYAAFARRVAPGETLWLAQHGDDQAESVLLAALRGSGIRGLAAMPARRDWRGRQLVRPLLGVTRARLAEEAAALGVRWCDDPSNADSTFDRNFLRREVLPLLTERWPAAAASLAGVAARAFEADALLDELATLDLARAGGVPARLALDVLRQLSAPRQRLLIRYACQRLDLPTPPTARLDTLLAQLEARDDAQVHVAWPGGEARCWRGHCYLLAPPAPLPSDWRSEWDGHTPLMTPVGRVEIRLKPARGAVQALVLTLRRGGEALRVAGRGRRDVKRLLQEAGVPPWQRPRQLLAWHGETLVAVLGIAVAEGWEQC